The Rhodopirellula islandica genome segment TCGATTGGATTCGACGGTCAGTTCTTGATCGAGCCCAAACCGAAAGAGCCCACCAAGCACCAGTACGACAGCGACGCGGCCGCGTGCATGAACTTCCTGCGTGCCTACGATTTGGATTCGCACTTCAAGCTGAACATCGAAACCAACCACGCGACGCTGGCTGGTCACACGATGATGCACGAGCTGGATTACGCAGGCATGCAAGATGGCTTGGGCAGCATCGATGCCAACACGGGTGATTTGCTGTTGGGCTGGGACACCGATCAATTCCCAACCGATTATTACCTGACCACGCAAACCATGCTGATGATTCTGAAGCACGGAGGCATCGGCACCGGAGGCGTGAACTTCGACGCCAAGGTGCGTCGGGAATCGTTCGAGCCCATCGATTTGTTCCACGCTCACATCGGCGGCATGGACGCGTTCGCGAAAGGTCTGAAGATCGCCGCGGCGATTCGTGCCAGCGGCGAATTGGCTGATTTCGTGAAGAACCGCTACTCGACCTGGGATTCCGGCATCGGTGCCAAGATCGAGGCCGGTGAAGTCGGCTTCGCTGAACTGGAAGCCTACATGCTCGAAAAGGGCGACGTCGACGCAAACCAAAGCGGCCGCCAAGAGTACCTCGAGCACATGATCAACAAGTACATCGATCGCGTTTGATCGATGTTCAGCAAGGAAGCAACCATCCCAAACCTTGGGTTGAGACCCAAGGCTATCCCATGCAGTGGCTCGGGATGTCGATTTTATTGCTGACGTTCTTCGAGGCGTCCTTCGCCCAGGACCTGAACCGTAGTGGACGAGGTGACGAGTCCTTCCCCACGCAAGGGACTCGTTGCCTCGTCCACTACCCAATGCTGCCCTTCATCAATCGACATCCCCCGCCTGCTGAGACAGAATCGGGAAACGGAGCCTCCAAGACAGTGTGTTCCCAGGCAGAGCCTGGGAACAAGGAAACAGGGGATCCAGAAGAGTAGAATCCGAGTCGCGGAGTGGATTCGTTTTCATATTTCCGCGTTTTCAAACTGCCGGGAATGAAATTG includes the following:
- the xylA gene encoding xylose isomerase, whose product is MTAFPDVPVVQYEGPQSDNPLAFRWYNPDEVIEGKTMKDHMRFSIVYWHTFRGTGADPFGPGTAVRPWDDGSESVENAQKRAVVAFELFTKLQAPYYAWHDRDVAPEGSSLRETHANLDAVADVLEEQQKATGVKLLWGTANMFSNPRFMHGAATSCNADVFAYAGAQVKKALEVTKRLGGENYVFWGGREGYQNLYNTDMKRELDHLAKFFHMAVDYAKSIGFDGQFLIEPKPKEPTKHQYDSDAAACMNFLRAYDLDSHFKLNIETNHATLAGHTMMHELDYAGMQDGLGSIDANTGDLLLGWDTDQFPTDYYLTTQTMLMILKHGGIGTGGVNFDAKVRRESFEPIDLFHAHIGGMDAFAKGLKIAAAIRASGELADFVKNRYSTWDSGIGAKIEAGEVGFAELEAYMLEKGDVDANQSGRQEYLEHMINKYIDRV